The Variovorax sp. PMC12 genome segment CACCTCGGCCACGGCCTTGTTGTAGACCAGCGGGCCGACTTCCTCGAGGAAGAAGCCGAGCAGCGCGCCGGCGCCGATGTTGCCGATCGGCTCTTCCATGTTCTCGCGGAAATAGCGCTCGATGGAGGTGATGGCCTGCTGGCGCGCTTCCTTCGAAATCTCGATGGTCATGGGTGTGTGTCTGTCAGGGATGGAGTCGATCGATTGTGCCGGGCGCGGCCGCGTCCCGGCGTTCGCTACCATGCGCCCACAACAACACACAACCGGAGACAGACACCATGAAGATCCGCCCCGCCGCGCTCGCGGCCCTTGCCCTGGCCGCCCTCGCCTCGCTTTCCGGCTGCACCTCCATGACGCCCACCGTGGCGCAGCGCCAGCTGATGCTGGTGGCCAACGACGAGAAGCAGTCCTGGAACGACGCCGGCGCCGTCATCCTCGGCCCCATGGGGCGCGACACCGTGCAGGTGCTCGACATCGGCACCGACCCGCTCGCGCCCAAGGTGCTGGGCACGCTGCAGCTCGACAACACCATCGCCGGCCCGCCGACCAACCTGGCCATCACGCCCGGCGAAACGCTCGCGCTGGTCGCCAACTCGCTCAACGTGGTCGAGGAGAACGGCGTGCGCAAGCAGGTGCCCGACAACCGGCTGTTCGTGATCGACCTGACCACCACCCCGCCCAGGCTGCTGGACACGCTGCAGGTCGGCAAGCAGCCCTCGGGCCTGTCGATCAACCGCGCGGGCAACCTGGCGCTGGTGGCCAACCGCGCCGACAACTCGGTGAGCGTGCTGCGCATCGCGGGCAAGAAGGTCACGCCGATCGACACCGTGGCCATGGGCGATTCCGTGGCGCACGTGCGCTTCACGCCCGACGGCAGGCGCGCGCTGGCGGCCAAGTTCCCGAGCCACAAGATCGCGCTGCTCGACGTGGACGGCGAGAAGGTCAGCTACAACAAGCTCGACCTGGCAGCGGGCCTGTGGCCCTACAACGTCGACGTGACGCCCGACGGCAAGCTCGCGCTCACGGCCGACAACGGCAACTCGGGCGCGTCCGACGGCCAGGTAGACACGGTGAGCGTGATCGACATGGAAGCCGCGCCGCCGCGCGTGGTCGACAAGGTGGTGGTCGGCGACGGGCCCGAGGGCCTGGCCGTGAGCCCGACCGGCAGGCATGCGGTGGCGGTGATCCTGCGCGGCAGCAACGCGGCGAAGAACGCCTACTTCTACAACCGCAACGGCTCGGTGGTGCTGCTGAAGATCGACGGCAAGAAGGTCACGCGCGCCAACGAGGTGGTGGTGCGCGGCCTGCCCGAAGGCGCGGTGTGGAGCGCCGACGGCAAGTACCTCTACGTGGGCAACTTCATCGACAAGGACATCACCATCCTGCGGCTGGACGGCGACACGCTGGTGCCGACGGGCAAGTCGTTCGTGCTGGAAGGCCATCCGGCCGCGATGCGCGGGACAATGACGCACTGAATCCACTTTTCCCGAACGAAGAACAAGCCATGGCGCAACCCAAACGACAACTCCGCACGCTCGAACGCGGCATCCTCTGCCTCGTGATCGGTGCAGCCGTTCTGCTGGCGCCGCGCTTCCTTCAGGGCACGCGCTGGTTCGAGATGGTGGCGGGCGCTTATATCGTGGGCTGGTTCGCGCTGGTGCTGGGCGCGGTGCTGGTGGTGGTCGAGCTGCTCAAGCGCGGCAAGCCGCGCCAGTAGCGCAAGGAGCGCAGCCAGGCCCCGATCGGATCGCCTGTCAGGCCTTCTTGCCGCGCAGCTTGCCGACCAGTTCCACCACGGCCAGCACGATGGCGCCGGCCACCACGCCCACGCCGGCGTTCACACCCATGGAGCCCAGCGTGCCGAACACGCCGCCGGTGGCCTTGGCCCAGTCTTCGACCGCATGGCCGAGTGCCGGCACGCCGTGCACCAGGATGCCGCCGCCCACGAGGAACATGGCCGCGGTGCCGGCCACCGACAGCGCCTTCATGAGCCACGGTGCCGCCACCAGGATGCCGCGGCCCAGGGCCTGCGCACCCGCGCTGGCGCGCCGGCTCAGGTAGAGGCCCGCGTCGTCGAGCTTCACGATGCCGGCCACCAGGCCGTACACGCCGACGGTCATGATGAGCGCAATGCCCGCCAGCACGGTGAGCTGCGTGGTGAACGGCTGGCCCTGCACGGTGCCCAGCGTGATGGCGATGATTTCGGCCGAAAGGATGAAGTCGGTGCGCACCGCGCCCTTGATCTTGTCCTTCTCGACCGCGACCACGTCGACCGAAGCGTCGGCCACGGCCTGTTCATGGCGCCCGGTGTCTTCGGCGTGTTCCTTCTTGTGCAGGAACTTGTGGGCGAGCTTTTCGGCGCCCTCGAAGCAGAGGAATGCGCCGCCGACCATAAGCAGCGGCGTCACCAGCCACGGCAGCCAGGTGCCGATGGCCAGGGCGGCCGGCACCAGGATCGCCTTGTTGATGAACGAGCCCTTGCACACGGCCCACACCACGGGAATCTCCCGTTCGGCCCTGACGCCGGACACCTGCTGCGCATTGAGCGCAAGGTCGTCGCCCAGCACGCCGGCCGTTTTCTTGGCGGCCACTTTGGTAAGAACAGACACGTCGTCCAGGACGGTCGCGATGTCGTCGAGCAGCAGGAGCAGGCTGGAGGCCATGGGCAGGTCGGGAAGAAAAGAGAAGCGGCGAGCTTAGCCGTTGCCCTGGACCCGCCCCTCAATACCCATATGGGGCCGGTTCAGAGCGCGCTCAGCGCCAGTGCCAGCACCGCCACCAGCGAGGCGCCGAACACCGCCAGGCCCACGCGGCGGCGGCGGTGCGTGAGCATCCACAGCGCCACGCCAGACACCGACAGGAAGATCAGGCTGCCGGCCAGTGTGTCGACCAGCAGGATCCACGGCAGCGGCATGCCGCCGCCCTTGTGCATGTTGGTGAGCGTGGCAACGAAGCCGTTGTGCATGGTGGCCACCCCCACGGAGCGATTGCCTTGC includes the following:
- a CDS encoding DUF2164 domain-containing protein; its protein translation is MTIEISKEARQQAITSIERYFRENMEEPIGNIGAGALLGFFLEEVGPLVYNKAVAEVQERLQMRISEIDLEVHEDEFQYWRKYDKQKKGK
- a CDS encoding lactonase family protein; amino-acid sequence: MKIRPAALAALALAALASLSGCTSMTPTVAQRQLMLVANDEKQSWNDAGAVILGPMGRDTVQVLDIGTDPLAPKVLGTLQLDNTIAGPPTNLAITPGETLALVANSLNVVEENGVRKQVPDNRLFVIDLTTTPPRLLDTLQVGKQPSGLSINRAGNLALVANRADNSVSVLRIAGKKVTPIDTVAMGDSVAHVRFTPDGRRALAAKFPSHKIALLDVDGEKVSYNKLDLAAGLWPYNVDVTPDGKLALTADNGNSGASDGQVDTVSVIDMEAAPPRVVDKVVVGDGPEGLAVSPTGRHAVAVILRGSNAAKNAYFYNRNGSVVLLKIDGKKVTRANEVVVRGLPEGAVWSADGKYLYVGNFIDKDITILRLDGDTLVPTGKSFVLEGHPAAMRGTMTH
- a CDS encoding DUF808 domain-containing protein, which encodes MASSLLLLLDDIATVLDDVSVLTKVAAKKTAGVLGDDLALNAQQVSGVRAEREIPVVWAVCKGSFINKAILVPAALAIGTWLPWLVTPLLMVGGAFLCFEGAEKLAHKFLHKKEHAEDTGRHEQAVADASVDVVAVEKDKIKGAVRTDFILSAEIIAITLGTVQGQPFTTQLTVLAGIALIMTVGVYGLVAGIVKLDDAGLYLSRRASAGAQALGRGILVAAPWLMKALSVAGTAAMFLVGGGILVHGVPALGHAVEDWAKATGGVFGTLGSMGVNAGVGVVAGAIVLAVVELVGKLRGKKA